A genomic region of Oncorhynchus mykiss isolate Arlee chromosome 2, USDA_OmykA_1.1, whole genome shotgun sequence contains the following coding sequences:
- the wnt7bb gene encoding protein Wnt-7b isoform X2: MIMHRPLRRWNLCFLCFGIIYLRLGALSSVVALGANIICNKIPGLAPRQRAICQSRPDAIIVVGEGAQLGINECQYQFRYGRWNCSALGERTVFGQELRVGSREAAFTYAITAAGVAHAITAACSQGNLSQCGCDREKQGYYNQEEGWKWGGCSADIKYGVEFSRRFVDAREIKKTTRRLMNLHNNEAGRKVLEERMKLECKCHGVSGSCTTKTCWTTLPKFREIGYILKDKYNEAVHVEVVRASRLRQPTFLKVKKTQGFRKPMETDLVYIERSPNYCEEDAATGSVGTQGRLCNRTSPHTDGCDLMCCGRGYNTHQYTKVWQCNCKFQWCCFVKCNTCSERTEVFTCK; the protein is encoded by the exons ATGATCATGCACAGACCCCTCCGAAGGTGGAATTTGTGCTTCTTGTGCTTTGGCATCATCTACTTAAGGCTTGG GGCCCTGTCTTCCGTGGTGGCGTTGGGTGCCAACATCATCTGCAACAAGATCCCTGGGCTGGCCCCTCGCCAACGGGccatctgccagagccgcccggaCGCCATCATCGTGGTGGGGGAGGGCGCTCAGCTGGGCATCAATGAGTGTCAGTACCAGTTTCGCTACGGCCGGTGGAATTGCTCCGCCCTGGGGGAGAGGACTGTCTTCGGACAGGAGCTGCGAGTAG GTAGCCGGGAGGCTGCATTCACGTACGCTATCACGGCCGCCGGCGTAGCCCACGCCATCACGGCGGCGTGTAGCCAGGGCAACCTGAGCCAGTGTGGCTGCGACCGGGAGAAGCAGGGTTACTATAATCAGGAGGAGGGCTGGAAGTGGGGAGGCTGCTCGGCGGACATCAAGTACGGCGTGGAGTTCTCCAGGAGGTTCGTAGACGCCCGCGAGATCAAGAAGACCACGCGCCGGCTGATGAACCTCCACAACAATGAGGCAGGGAGAAAG GTCCTGGAAGAGCGGATGAAGTTGGAGTGTAAGTGTCACGGCGTGTCGGGCTCCTGCACTACCAAGACCTGCTGGACGACCCTGCCCAAGTTCAGAGAGATCGGCTATATCCTGAAGGACAAGTACAACGAGGCGGTTCATGTGGAAGTGGTCCGGGCCAGCCGACTACGCCAACCCACCTTCCTCAAGGTGAAGAAGACCCAGGGCTTCCGCAAGCCCATGGAGACCGACCTCGTCTACATTGAGAGGTCGCCCAACTACTGCGAGGAGGACGCGGCCACGGGGAGCGTGGGTACCCAGGGGAGGCTGTGTAACCGCACCTCGCCCCACACGGACGGCTGCGACCTCATGTGCTGCGGCCGGGGCTACAACACGCACCAGTACACCAAAGTGTGGCAGTGCAACTGTAAGTTCCAGTGGTGCTGCTTTGTCAAGTGCAACACGTGCAGCGAGAGGACGGAGGTGTTTACCTGCAAATAA
- the wnt7bb gene encoding protein Wnt-7b isoform X1, with protein sequence MIIFSSRSVLLSVYYPQIFLILTSGSYLALSSVVALGANIICNKIPGLAPRQRAICQSRPDAIIVVGEGAQLGINECQYQFRYGRWNCSALGERTVFGQELRVGSREAAFTYAITAAGVAHAITAACSQGNLSQCGCDREKQGYYNQEEGWKWGGCSADIKYGVEFSRRFVDAREIKKTTRRLMNLHNNEAGRKVLEERMKLECKCHGVSGSCTTKTCWTTLPKFREIGYILKDKYNEAVHVEVVRASRLRQPTFLKVKKTQGFRKPMETDLVYIERSPNYCEEDAATGSVGTQGRLCNRTSPHTDGCDLMCCGRGYNTHQYTKVWQCNCKFQWCCFVKCNTCSERTEVFTCK encoded by the exons ATGATCATCTTCTCCTCGCGCAGTGTACTACTGTCAGTCTACTATCCACAGATCTTCCTCATACTTACAAGTGGGAGCTACCT GGCCCTGTCTTCCGTGGTGGCGTTGGGTGCCAACATCATCTGCAACAAGATCCCTGGGCTGGCCCCTCGCCAACGGGccatctgccagagccgcccggaCGCCATCATCGTGGTGGGGGAGGGCGCTCAGCTGGGCATCAATGAGTGTCAGTACCAGTTTCGCTACGGCCGGTGGAATTGCTCCGCCCTGGGGGAGAGGACTGTCTTCGGACAGGAGCTGCGAGTAG GTAGCCGGGAGGCTGCATTCACGTACGCTATCACGGCCGCCGGCGTAGCCCACGCCATCACGGCGGCGTGTAGCCAGGGCAACCTGAGCCAGTGTGGCTGCGACCGGGAGAAGCAGGGTTACTATAATCAGGAGGAGGGCTGGAAGTGGGGAGGCTGCTCGGCGGACATCAAGTACGGCGTGGAGTTCTCCAGGAGGTTCGTAGACGCCCGCGAGATCAAGAAGACCACGCGCCGGCTGATGAACCTCCACAACAATGAGGCAGGGAGAAAG GTCCTGGAAGAGCGGATGAAGTTGGAGTGTAAGTGTCACGGCGTGTCGGGCTCCTGCACTACCAAGACCTGCTGGACGACCCTGCCCAAGTTCAGAGAGATCGGCTATATCCTGAAGGACAAGTACAACGAGGCGGTTCATGTGGAAGTGGTCCGGGCCAGCCGACTACGCCAACCCACCTTCCTCAAGGTGAAGAAGACCCAGGGCTTCCGCAAGCCCATGGAGACCGACCTCGTCTACATTGAGAGGTCGCCCAACTACTGCGAGGAGGACGCGGCCACGGGGAGCGTGGGTACCCAGGGGAGGCTGTGTAACCGCACCTCGCCCCACACGGACGGCTGCGACCTCATGTGCTGCGGCCGGGGCTACAACACGCACCAGTACACCAAAGTGTGGCAGTGCAACTGTAAGTTCCAGTGGTGCTGCTTTGTCAAGTGCAACACGTGCAGCGAGAGGACGGAGGTGTTTACCTGCAAATAA